A stretch of Campylobacter showae DNA encodes these proteins:
- the bcp gene encoding thioredoxin-dependent thiol peroxidase codes for MSEFSKEDLERKITLAAGDTAPNFTLENSDGVSISLKDFVGKNVVLYFYPKDNTPGCTTEACEFSALYDDFIAKDTVIVGVSPDSVKSHAGFAQKQGLKHILLSDPTHEVAKLYGVWQVKKNYGKEYLGIARSTFVIGKDGKVAKVYKSVKAKEHAAKVLADLAK; via the coding sequence ATGAGCGAATTTTCAAAAGAGGATTTGGAGCGCAAGATCACGCTAGCAGCGGGCGATACGGCGCCAAATTTTACCCTAGAAAACAGCGACGGCGTTAGCATCAGCCTAAAAGACTTCGTCGGCAAAAACGTCGTGCTGTACTTTTACCCAAAGGATAACACCCCGGGCTGCACGACCGAGGCATGCGAATTTAGCGCACTTTACGACGATTTTATCGCCAAAGACACCGTGATCGTGGGCGTTAGTCCCGATAGCGTCAAATCACACGCCGGCTTTGCGCAAAAACAGGGCCTAAAACACATCCTGCTAAGTGACCCCACGCACGAAGTCGCCAAACTCTACGGCGTCTGGCAGGTCAAGAAAAACTACGGCAAAGAGTATCTGGGTATCGCGCGCTCGACCTTTGTGATCGGCAAAGACGGCAAAGTCGCGAAGGTGTATAAGAGCGTGAAGGCAAAAGAGCATGCGGCGAAGGTTCTCGCCGATCTTGCAAAGTGA
- a CDS encoding tautomerase family protein — MPFINVKMAGPEPTKEQKQKLVEEMTDTMVRVLGKNRERVQIYIETYDASSIGSGGKTLEEIRKEQK; from the coding sequence ATGCCTTTCATAAACGTCAAAATGGCAGGCCCTGAGCCGACAAAAGAGCAAAAGCAAAAGCTGGTCGAGGAGATGACCGACACCATGGTGCGCGTGCTGGGCAAAAATCGCGAGCGAGTGCAAATTTATATCGAAACATACGACGCAAGCTCGATAGGCTCGGGCGGCAAGACGCTTGAGGAGATTAGAAAGGAGCAAAAATGA
- a CDS encoding aryl-sulfate sulfotransferase, producing MRKNFFGSIVLAAALVGSAFIAVPQTASAGVLAHQVKTQGELGSVFINPYDVAPLTAIIDRAGKDIKDIHVRVLGKPNGGIDIAYNVSEHALLTHDGVPIWGLYPDYLNEVEVSYVFNGEKKVEKYKIYAQPIVTYSRDYRFSHMQKMKVKKVDPAFKNRLYLINNTITSVYKPLDWKNGGAASWNDFTENFVVDTQGEVRWYLDYQKFYDRSERRVMDGGMMMGFHQLPNGDLSWGMAQRYMRYDMMGKEVYNRELPRGYIDLSHEVMPLKGDHLLLRVGKYNYHHADGRLSHTIRDHIIEVDGSGKVVDEWDLNEIFGKNVYRSNLIKALDARAVCLNIDMDAKEIKISDDLPFGDVTSTGTGRNWAHVNSISHDPSDDGIILSLRHQGIVKIGRDKKVKWILASPEGWSADFKEKVLTPVDKNGNKIKCENSKCEGDFDWSWTQHTAWLTPRYDNKGSVKHISVFDNGDGRGMEQPALKEEKYSRAVEYKIDEKKGTVEQTWEFGKERGFDFYSAVTSVVEWQKDKSTYFISSSNVYLLKPDKTIKMVLVEIDPKTNDIKFEMDVESASRDDVAYRAMVIDPNIFEY from the coding sequence ATGCGTAAGAATTTTTTCGGTTCTATCGTTTTGGCTGCGGCCTTAGTGGGCAGCGCGTTTATAGCGGTGCCGCAGACTGCGAGTGCGGGCGTTTTGGCGCATCAGGTAAAAACCCAAGGTGAGCTTGGTTCGGTGTTTATCAACCCATACGACGTGGCGCCACTAACCGCTATCATCGATCGCGCGGGCAAGGACATCAAGGATATCCACGTGCGGGTGCTGGGTAAGCCAAATGGCGGCATCGACATCGCCTACAACGTCTCCGAGCATGCGCTGCTGACGCATGACGGCGTGCCGATCTGGGGGTTGTATCCAGACTATCTAAACGAGGTCGAAGTAAGCTACGTTTTTAACGGCGAAAAGAAGGTCGAAAAGTATAAAATTTACGCTCAGCCGATCGTGACGTATAGCCGCGATTATAGATTTAGCCACATGCAAAAAATGAAGGTCAAAAAGGTCGATCCTGCGTTTAAAAACAGGCTCTATCTCATCAACAACACGATCACGAGCGTCTATAAGCCGCTTGATTGGAAAAACGGCGGCGCGGCCAGCTGGAACGACTTCACCGAAAATTTTGTCGTCGATACGCAGGGCGAGGTCAGATGGTATCTGGATTATCAGAAATTTTACGACCGCAGCGAGCGTAGAGTGATGGACGGCGGCATGATGATGGGCTTTCATCAGCTGCCAAACGGCGATCTGAGCTGGGGCATGGCGCAGCGATATATGCGCTACGATATGATGGGCAAGGAGGTGTATAATCGCGAGCTACCGCGCGGCTACATCGACCTTAGTCACGAGGTGATGCCGCTTAAAGGCGATCACTTACTGCTTCGCGTCGGTAAATACAACTACCACCACGCAGACGGCAGGCTCTCGCACACGATCAGAGATCACATCATCGAAGTGGACGGCAGCGGCAAGGTCGTGGACGAGTGGGATCTGAATGAAATTTTCGGCAAAAACGTTTATCGCAGCAACCTAATCAAGGCTCTTGACGCTCGCGCCGTGTGCCTAAATATCGATATGGACGCCAAAGAGATCAAAATCAGCGACGATCTGCCTTTTGGCGACGTGACCTCGACCGGCACTGGACGCAACTGGGCGCACGTAAACTCGATCTCGCACGATCCTAGCGACGACGGCATCATCCTCTCGCTTCGCCACCAAGGCATCGTCAAGATCGGCCGCGACAAAAAGGTAAAATGGATCCTCGCATCGCCTGAGGGCTGGAGCGCGGACTTTAAAGAAAAAGTGCTAACTCCGGTGGATAAAAACGGCAACAAAATCAAATGCGAAAACTCAAAATGCGAGGGCGATTTCGACTGGTCGTGGACGCAGCACACCGCGTGGCTCACTCCGCGCTACGATAACAAGGGCAGCGTAAAGCACATCAGTGTATTTGACAACGGTGACGGCCGCGGTATGGAGCAGCCTGCGCTAAAAGAGGAAAAATACTCTCGCGCGGTCGAGTATAAGATCGACGAGAAAAAAGGCACGGTAGAACAGACGTGGGAGTTTGGCAAGGAGCGCGGATTTGACTTTTACAGCGCGGTTACTAGCGTCGTGGAGTGGCAAAAGGATAAAAGCACGTACTTCATCTCAAGCTCGAACGTCTATCTGTTAAAGCCCGATAAAACGATCAAAATGGTGCTAGTGGAGATCGATCCGAAAACAAACGATATCAAATTTGAGATGGACGTTGAGTCTGCGTCTAGAGACGACGTGGCATACCGCGCGATGGTGATCGATCCAAATATCTTTGAATATTAA
- a CDS encoding thiol:disulfide interchange protein DsbA/DsbL, protein MKRVSKFIRILVAVCLLGIGANALEEGTDYQVLEKPLNAPKDSVVKVFSYECPHCYKFDKTVTPKLFSELDGVKFIPYHLKTKGKLGETASKIFAAMIALDEVSDVSLLSDKSKFKKAKFAIYKATHDKNDDFNDGKDKARFIQTALSAAGVSDADYDKALASERAQEILKAWNNSYDVAKIQGVPAYVVGGKYLINVKAIGSVDAMAAAVKELLAK, encoded by the coding sequence ATGAAAAGGGTTTCCAAATTTATACGAATTTTGGTTGCCGTTTGCTTGCTCGGCATCGGCGCAAACGCGCTAGAGGAGGGCACGGACTACCAAGTGCTAGAAAAGCCGTTAAACGCACCAAAAGATAGCGTCGTAAAGGTCTTTAGCTATGAGTGTCCGCACTGCTATAAATTCGATAAAACCGTCACGCCCAAACTCTTTAGCGAGCTAGACGGAGTCAAATTTATCCCGTATCACTTAAAAACCAAAGGCAAGCTGGGCGAAACGGCGAGCAAAATTTTTGCCGCGATGATCGCTCTAGACGAGGTTAGCGACGTTAGTTTGCTAAGCGACAAGTCTAAATTTAAAAAAGCCAAATTTGCGATCTACAAGGCTACTCACGACAAGAACGACGATTTTAACGACGGCAAGGACAAGGCGAGATTTATCCAGACGGCTCTTAGCGCAGCAGGCGTGAGCGACGCAGACTACGACAAGGCTCTAGCTAGCGAGCGCGCTCAAGAAATTTTAAAAGCGTGGAACAATAGCTACGACGTGGCGAAGATCCAGGGCGTGCCTGCGTACGTGGTCGGTGGCAAGTATCTCATAAACGTGAAGGCGATCGGCTCGGTAGACGCGATGGCGGCGGCAGTCAAGGAGCTGCTGGCAAAATAA
- a CDS encoding response regulator transcription factor produces MQEHLKLLKDLSVLIVEDDEIARELLIGGLKPYCLSVWGAGDGLEGLERFKKLAPAIVITDIHMPAMNGFEMMKEMMRIKPAQKFIVFTSYDTDNNLIKSIEHGAASFLKKPVDIAALCRLLVALTYEKGEKLVRLGPQTSINLAKEKIYKNGEEIYLSFLQNKLFWLFAYNLNKLVSYEMIEEFVYEGELPSKGAIQNVVLRLKRELGVKFKNISESGYILLSGE; encoded by the coding sequence ATGCAAGAGCATTTGAAGCTGCTTAAAGACCTGAGCGTCCTCATCGTCGAGGACGACGAGATCGCAAGGGAGCTGCTAATAGGCGGACTAAAGCCATACTGCCTAAGCGTCTGGGGCGCGGGCGACGGGCTAGAGGGGCTGGAGCGCTTTAAAAAGCTAGCTCCCGCCATCGTCATCACCGACATCCACATGCCCGCGATGAACGGCTTTGAAATGATGAAGGAGATGATGCGCATAAAACCCGCGCAAAAATTTATCGTCTTTACCTCATACGACACCGACAACAACCTCATCAAAAGCATCGAGCACGGCGCGGCATCGTTTCTAAAAAAACCCGTCGATATCGCCGCTTTGTGCCGTCTGCTAGTGGCTCTAACCTACGAAAAGGGCGAAAAGCTCGTGCGCCTGGGCCCGCAAACTAGCATAAATCTCGCCAAAGAAAAGATCTACAAAAACGGCGAAGAAATTTATCTCTCCTTTTTGCAAAATAAGCTCTTTTGGCTCTTTGCGTATAACCTAAACAAACTCGTGAGCTACGAGATGATCGAGGAGTTCGTCTATGAGGGCGAGCTGCCTAGCAAGGGCGCGATACAAAACGTCGTGCTGAGGCTGAAACGGGAGCTGGGAGTTAAATTTAAAAATATTAGCGAGAGTGGGTATATACTGCTAAGCGGCGAATAG
- a CDS encoding sensor histidine kinase, which produces MKALREHNFKIYFIIIFASLFVVLLGVKNYEDAKTQITALADKNKIVASENIVGNFSFWLDERLHSLVRAAKFMQNAGISQDSEKLGAFIRLFKENSAEFDALQFLRKDGEIFVDGKELADDEAMPKSLRTGLVWFEETKSTLAPTVNFMQRHKILGEPTLNLCVPVLDGSSFVGVFCGVVKLQNILKNMEKFKLAPDSYAFIVTHGGEILTPMKDAALKKQIEDKFKELFLRDEDITSLNIGSNFISVAEIPTLNWFIGAGTDNEKELAALLNSVLKNALILLFAFAALALVANFLHNFMYSKIKNLQDDYEALLKHKARMSEAGELISGINHQFIQPVNSLNLMISSLLMLQKDGKLDAATLQSMLQKGQAATVLLSDTIEIFRNFYKTSDSPQKFSVQRCIKDLLKLMHTELSKANVAVSLREFQDEEATQRMGIVQQILLILIHNAKDAVVERYKDEIAKRQIFIEVKFENGMCKISVTDYGSGVSKELRDKILTQPKTTKKQGSGIGLYFGKKLANEKLSGDVKLLSAGDPTTFELSFEINLKE; this is translated from the coding sequence ATGAAAGCCTTACGCGAACATAATTTTAAAATCTACTTCATCATCATTTTCGCAAGCCTTTTCGTGGTGCTTTTGGGCGTGAAAAACTACGAGGACGCCAAGACGCAGATCACGGCGCTCGCGGATAAAAACAAGATCGTCGCGAGCGAAAATATCGTCGGGAATTTCTCGTTTTGGCTGGACGAGCGACTGCACTCGCTGGTGCGCGCGGCTAAATTTATGCAAAACGCGGGCATCTCGCAAGATAGCGAAAAGCTCGGCGCCTTCATACGACTTTTCAAAGAAAACTCAGCGGAATTTGATGCCTTGCAGTTTTTACGCAAGGATGGAGAAATTTTCGTGGACGGCAAGGAGCTAGCAGACGATGAAGCGATGCCAAAGAGCTTGCGCACGGGGCTTGTGTGGTTTGAGGAGACCAAAAGCACGCTCGCACCCACGGTAAATTTTATGCAGCGCCATAAAATTTTAGGCGAGCCGACGCTAAATTTATGCGTGCCCGTGCTAGACGGCAGCTCGTTTGTGGGGGTATTTTGCGGAGTGGTGAAGCTGCAAAACATACTAAAAAATATGGAAAAATTTAAGCTCGCACCCGATTCCTACGCCTTTATCGTCACTCACGGCGGCGAAATTTTAACGCCGATGAAGGATGCGGCGCTAAAAAAGCAGATCGAGGATAAATTTAAAGAGCTTTTTCTGCGCGATGAGGACATCACGAGCCTAAATATCGGCTCAAATTTCATCTCCGTCGCTGAGATCCCCACGCTAAACTGGTTTATAGGAGCCGGCACCGATAACGAAAAGGAGCTCGCCGCGCTGCTTAACTCCGTGCTAAAAAACGCCCTCATCTTGCTTTTTGCGTTCGCGGCGCTAGCGCTGGTGGCAAATTTCCTCCACAACTTTATGTATTCAAAAATCAAAAACCTGCAAGACGACTACGAAGCTCTGCTCAAGCACAAAGCCCGTATGAGTGAGGCGGGCGAGCTAATCAGCGGCATAAATCATCAGTTTATCCAGCCGGTTAATTCGCTAAATTTGATGATATCAAGCCTACTTATGCTGCAAAAAGACGGCAAGCTAGATGCCGCGACGCTACAAAGTATGCTACAAAAAGGGCAAGCCGCGACCGTGCTTTTAAGCGATACGATCGAGATTTTTAGAAATTTTTATAAAACGAGCGACAGCCCGCAAAAATTTAGCGTGCAGCGCTGCATAAAAGACCTACTAAAACTCATGCACACCGAGCTTAGCAAAGCAAACGTCGCAGTAAGCCTGCGCGAGTTTCAAGACGAAGAGGCCACGCAGCGGATGGGCATCGTGCAGCAAATTTTACTCATCCTCATTCACAACGCTAAGGACGCAGTCGTGGAGCGATACAAAGACGAAATCGCCAAGCGGCAAATTTTTATCGAAGTCAAATTTGAAAACGGCATGTGCAAAATATCCGTCACGGACTACGGCAGCGGCGTGAGCAAGGAGCTTCGGGATAAAATTTTAACCCAGCCAAAAACTACCAAAAAGCAAGGAAGCGGTATCGGGCTGTATTTTGGCAAAAAGCTCGCAAACGAGAAGCTTTCAGGCGACGTCAAGCTACTAAGCGCGGGCGATCCGACGACGTTTGAGTTAAGTTTTGAGATAAATTTAAAGGAATAA